The Phaeobacter sp. A36a-5a genomic interval CTGGTACACAGACCCTGAGCAGAAAGGCTTGCGCCTTTGTGTGACAAAGACCGGCGTTAAGACTTGGTACGTTAACAAGTGGGATCCGACAGCGAACAAAGTGCGCTCGGTCAAGCTCGCCCAATGGGCGTCGAAGGTGACGCACTGCAAATGGGCGAAGGATCAGCGCGGCCTTGTCGCGCATGGCATCGTGTCGGGCGACGTCTTGAACAAGGCCGAGACACGGGCGAAGGAGGCGGACGAGAAGGCCAACGCGCTGCCGACGTTTCGCGAGGCTCTTGAACAGTTCATCGAACACCGCACTACCAGCAGGCAATCGGGCAAGGCGCGGATGCTGGCGACAACGGCCAAGGACTACCGCGCGACGTTTAACAAGCATCTGGCGCAATGGGCGGACGTGCATGTGGACAAGTTGCCGATTCTTGAGATCAATCAATACCTGAATGCCGTGCAGATCACGCGCCCGAATGCCGCCCATGTCGCGGCTACGGTCGCCGGGGCGACGGTACGTTTCATCAATAAGCTCTGCGCCCTTGCTCTGCCGATCCCGTCGCTGCTGGAAGGCACCAAGATGCGGTCGCGCGTCGAGACGGGCAAACTCGATATGCAAGTCCCTTGGGAGGACCGCTGGGATGAGATCGAAGAAATCCCGAATGAGCATATCCGCCTGTGTTGGAAGATCACTTGGTATACGGGCTTCCGAGGCCGTGGGCTGCGCGCTTTGACGTGGGACCAAGTTGATCTCGAAGACGGTGTTGTGACCTTCGACAGGCTCAAGCGTCAGGAGGTTGAGCGCACCATCGTTCTCGCGGACGATGTGGTCAGGTTGTTTAAACGCCTTCACGAAATTCGCTTTGATGACTGTGAATGGGTGTTCCCGTCGCGTGTCGTGCGCCGGGAAACGCGCGGCCACCTGGACGTGCTGGACAAACTGCCTCTGACGAAGCCGGGTGACATGCGCCACTTTTGGATGACGGTTGCGCGGGAGGTAGCCCCGCGTCACGTTCACAGGTGGCTGGCACAGCAGACCATGACCGACAATGACCTGCGGATGCTCGGCCACTATGGCGAACCGACGTATGAAGAACAGAAGGCGGCGGCAAATGCGATTGCGGCGGCGATCAGCAAGCGGATTCAGGCAGCACCTTCTTCCGTTGTTGAATTGCGCCGAAACACCGCCTAAATTGAAGCCACCAATACCTCCATGCCTATAGGTGGTGACCCGGATAGGTGTGAGGCCGACGCGTGAGAGTAGTGGCATTGCCACTCAGGAAGCGGGAGACGCGGTTCGGTCATGTGGGTTCCCATCACAGGACCTATAATCATGACCATTGACCAAATCGCGTCACAAATTGACTCTCTCCGGGCGGACTTGATCCGTTCAAATCCACCTCTGGTAATGACCAGCGCCGAAGCCGCCGAGTTTCTTGGCGTGTCAGATGAAACAATGCTTCGCTGGCGCAAAGACGGTTTTGGACCGTCATATTCGCAGCCCAATTGCCGAATTGTGCGATACCTTCGCGACGACGTGGTCGCATGGCTCGAGGAGAATCGGTGATGGCTCAGAAAATAGACAGTGTCGTTTTTCAAGAAGCCGACGCCATCAAGCAATTCCTCCTTGGGCAGAACAAGCGTGTCGAGGCATGGTTCGCCGAAAACTGGGAACGTCTCGACGACATGACGGGGCCGATCCACAAAAGCACCGTGTCAAAAGCATTGAGCGGTACGCCTGTCGTTGAACCCGTAGTGAACGCATTGGACGTCATGTTCGACGAAATCCGGGCTGACCCTTGGGCATGGTGTGAACCGCCTGAGTCGATTGACGACCTGGCACCCTACGCACCGATGAACTGGTGGTTCAAAACCCTTGAACTCAGCAAGGTTATGTCGTGGTCCCGATTTGAGGCGATGCGCACGCGACCGTTCTCGGAAAACCAACGCGAAGACGTGCAGCAGCGCCTCAGCGAATGGCGTGAACGGCTTCGCCGGGTGTGCGATCAGTTCAATCGCGATCAGGCCCTCGTGCGTGCGTTAGAGTCAGATGAAGAACCCGAGTATCAGTGGTGGGTGCGCGATGGTGACGGAATTCGTCTTGGGCGAGGCGATGGCGCATTCCGTCGCCGTGTCGGCAATCCGGGGCTACACGGTCGGTCGGACGACGAGATCGGCATGGCTTGGGTGCTCGCAGATGCGACGTTGACACTGCCCGACGTTGCGCGCGCCGAGTTGACCTATTCGCGTCCGCAGGGCGTCCCAGTTGCCGATCACTATTCAGAGCCGGTCGAGCCTTGGAACGGTCAGGAGTTCTCGGGGATCGAGATTGCAGAAGTCGGTGGGCAACAGGTGAAGCATCGCGTTTGCTTCTATTGGTATGGGGATCGCTATCACGTCGAAGACGTCGAACCCTTTGCAGAAATCTGGGACGACGGGTGGCGCGCGCCGTCGCAGGATGAACGCGATCTACTGGAAACCGGAATGCAGGTCACGAGTATGACCAAGGCGCAATTCGAAGCGCAGCGGAATGAATGGATCGACAGAGCTTGGAAGGCTCGGAACGCAAACATGACGTCCATGGAGCGCGTCATGAAACCTGACGGCATTCCAAGGTCTGAGATTGAAGCCGATTTCCAGAGCCGATTGGATGGTATCGACGACGAAAAGGCATGCGACGAGCAACGGGAAATTGCTCGCCGCAGGAATGCCTTTAGGCGGGGATTGCGGCGGCGAACAATTCACCCATGATCTGACGCCGTTTGTCGCGATTAACACGATCCCGCAGCCATTGGGAACAGGTTGCGGGGTCGTTGAGCGCGCCTGCGCGTGCCATGCGGTTCAGAAGGCGGGGGTGGACTGTGGGCGGGAAGTCAAAAGGCATTCGGGTCATCCTTTTCCGTTGGGGTTGATGCTTGGCATCATACAGGCAGCGTGCAGCGGTATCCGACCACGGAACAAGGTGGGAATAACTCGGTTATAGGTCCAAGTATGATGCGCGTACTGCACAGGCGGTTTGCATTTGTGCGCGCGTGCGCGTGCGCGCGTAAAACGACAACGGCAGTCAACATTGTCGACCGCTGTTGTTGCAACTCACGTTGACGAGCAAATCTCGTGCAGGGCGTGCAGCACGTGCATCAGTTGTAATGATTACAATAGGTTAGTGGTGAATTGGCGTGCATCAGGGCGTGCAGGATCGTGGCGCAAGAATGCAGTAACGCGTTGAGAATACAGAGTTTTCGCGTGCATCATGTCCAAGGCTGTATGATCTACTCGGTGTTTTGCTTTGCAATCCTGATCATCACATACGCGTAAAGCGGTGATCTTCTTGGTCAATATCGTCCCTGACTCCCGTGAGAAAGACGTCCCCTTGAGGCGTATCTCAAGCCCAACTGATAGGCTATCAGTGGGTCCAGTGCGCCAACTCATTGAACTGTAAGCATCTTTCTGCATTCGCGACTTGTAACGCACCGCATGTTACAAGGTTTTCGTCGATTTGGCCTCGACCACCCCCTTTCTCTGCCGTCGATCCCCGGACCCGGGCGCGTTTAGAAGATCACAAATCCACGATTTTCCCGCCGCGCCCGCACGGCACATATCGCCCATGCCCTGCCACCGCATCAAAGCCGCAGCGAAACCGTCCAAGCAACGCGTTCCTGCACATGCGCCCCACCATCATGCCCGCCACCCCACAACCGCCCGTCTCTGACGCGCTCTGCGAGCCTGCGTAAACCGCCCATTCGCGCCACCTGCTTTTCGCGGTTCGCTACCTGAAACTCCGGGAACGCCCACTGATCGTTCCTGATATGTTCT includes:
- a CDS encoding helix-turn-helix domain-containing protein — encoded protein: MTIDQIASQIDSLRADLIRSNPPLVMTSAEAAEFLGVSDETMLRWRKDGFGPSYSQPNCRIVRYLRDDVVAWLEENR
- a CDS encoding tyrosine-type recombinase/integrase: MPHIKFTDTSVGAIPTPDKTVWYTDPEQKGLRLCVTKTGVKTWYVNKWDPTANKVRSVKLAQWASKVTHCKWAKDQRGLVAHGIVSGDVLNKAETRAKEADEKANALPTFREALEQFIEHRTTSRQSGKARMLATTAKDYRATFNKHLAQWADVHVDKLPILEINQYLNAVQITRPNAAHVAATVAGATVRFINKLCALALPIPSLLEGTKMRSRVETGKLDMQVPWEDRWDEIEEIPNEHIRLCWKITWYTGFRGRGLRALTWDQVDLEDGVVTFDRLKRQEVERTIVLADDVVRLFKRLHEIRFDDCEWVFPSRVVRRETRGHLDVLDKLPLTKPGDMRHFWMTVAREVAPRHVHRWLAQQTMTDNDLRMLGHYGEPTYEEQKAAANAIAAAISKRIQAAPSSVVELRRNTA